A genome region from Fibrobacterota bacterium includes the following:
- a CDS encoding purine-nucleoside phosphorylase, whose amino-acid sequence MAGLLEKIESARAYIADRAPRNPEIGIILGTGLGPLAGHLRAEAEIAYSDIPHFARPTVEGHAGRWITGRLEGREVAMLQGRLHYYEGHSMEDIAFPVRVLRALGAKILIITNIAGGVNAGYHPGDLMVITDHLNLLGTNPLIGPNHEALGPRFPDMSEPYDRILGRKLTDAGARLGLRLRSGVYACMSGPCLETAAEYRMLRVLGADAVGMSTVPEVIAAVHAGLKVAAISLITDACDPDDLKPIDIPAIMRVAAEAEPNLARLVRALAAEA is encoded by the coding sequence ATGGCGGGCTTGCTGGAAAAGATCGAATCGGCGCGGGCCTACATCGCGGACCGCGCCCCCCGAAATCCGGAAATCGGCATCATCCTGGGAACGGGATTGGGCCCGCTGGCCGGGCATCTCCGTGCCGAGGCCGAAATCGCCTATTCGGACATTCCCCATTTCGCGCGCCCTACGGTGGAAGGCCATGCGGGCCGGTGGATCACGGGCCGGCTGGAAGGGCGCGAAGTGGCCATGCTTCAGGGCCGTCTCCATTACTACGAAGGCCATTCCATGGAGGACATCGCCTTCCCCGTCCGGGTGCTGCGGGCCCTGGGGGCGAAAATCCTCATCATCACCAATATCGCGGGGGGAGTGAACGCCGGTTACCATCCGGGCGATCTGATGGTCATAACCGATCATCTCAACCTGTTGGGGACCAATCCGCTCATCGGGCCGAACCACGAGGCCCTAGGCCCGCGCTTTCCGGATATGAGCGAACCTTATGATCGGATCCTGGGCCGCAAGCTGACGGACGCCGGCGCGAGGCTGGGCCTCCGGCTCCGAAGCGGCGTCTACGCCTGCATGAGCGGGCCCTGCCTGGAGACGGCGGCCGAATACCGCATGCTGCGGGTGTTAGGCGCGGATGCGGTGGGCATGTCCACGGTTCCCGAGGTGATCGCCGCGGTGCATGCGGGCCTAAAGGTGGCGGCCATCAGCCTCATTACCGATGCCTGCGATCCGGATGATCTCAAGCCCATCGACATCCCCGCCATCATGCGCGTGGCCGCGGAGGCGGAGCCCAATCTGGCGCGACTCGTGCGGGCGCTGGCGGCGGAAGCCTAA